One window of bacterium genomic DNA carries:
- a CDS encoding transposase, translating into MASIVSDASVSKVIVGVDTHKHIHVAVELNQHGARLGDRAVSADSGGYAQLEAWAQEHGRVEGFGIEGTGSYGAGLTSYLRRCGHRVVEPTPG; encoded by the coding sequence ATGGCCAGTATCGTGTCCGACGCTTCTGTGAGCAAGGTGATCGTCGGGGTCGACACCCACAAGCACATCCATGTCGCGGTGGAGCTCAACCAGCACGGCGCCCGTCTGGGAGACCGAGCGGTTAGCGCTGACAGCGGCGGCTACGCCCAACTCGAGGCATGGGCCCAGGAACATGGCCGAGTTGAGGGGTTCGGGATCGAGGGCACCGGCAGCTACGGCGCTGGGCTCACCAGCTACCTGAGACGCTGCGGGCATCGGGTCGTTG